The genomic DNA AAGAATCTGTTGCATTGACTCGGCCGGTCTTCAAAATCATGTGTCCAAAAGATTCCAAAAgttcatttgccgtaattctCTGAGAAGTTAGGAGCGAAATCTGATGGCAATACGACAATCATATCAGAAGATCGTTCGAATTTGGTAACTGGAACAGAGTCGGCATCATCTTCGAACGCGGAGGGATGAGTATCTTCTCGGATTTAAATTCTCCATATGATTCTGAGTTGTCCAAATAACAAGCTCCAGGAAGGAGTCCCGATTCTTAGCATGCTAGAGCTGTGACGTCACCGCTGGCCTAAGATGCTGATAGAGATACAACGATGTCGATTGTGATTTGCCAAATCCTTTCAGTGGACAAGGAGACAACCACGTCGCAAAATTTACTTAGCTAGGAAGGCTAGCTATCGTCGCTTTATCCTCCATGCCGACTCCACAAAACCTTAAAAAGACAGAACTGCAAACCAATTATTTCCATACGCTAACGTGGGAGAAACAGAGGACCCAGGATATTTTCCTAGAGGCCGAGCATTGCCTTTCTCCGCAAAGTGTAAAAGGTAATCGAAGGATCAATTAGGAGCCAAGCGACGAGACCAAAACATGGATCCTAAAATCATGTTTGCCAACCTGGGATCGGTGCTGGCGAGCGCGATGTTCCTCTGGGCAGTTTTCCAGCAGTACTTCCCAACACACCACATCCGTGGGCAAATCGAGAAGTACTCCCAGCGGGCGTTCAATTTCTTCTACCCGTACGTCCAGGTCACGTTCAACGAGCACACGGGGGAGAGGTTCATGAGGAGTGAGGCCTACTCGGCCATCGAGAACTACCTCAGCATCAAGTCCTCCACCCAGGCGAAGCGGCTAAAAGCTGATATAGGGAAGAACAACCAGTCCCTCGTCCTGAGCATGGACGACTACGAAGAGGTTGCTGATGAGTTCCGAGGGCTCAGGCTGTGGTGGGCTTTCGGGAAGAATGTGTCCAAGCCACAggcattttctttcttctcccACACAGATGAGAAAcggtaatatatattatcttgtTCGATATACATACACTGCTAGTGCTATGCTCAATATTAGTTAGGATTCCGGTAATGAGTCATGGTTAACCGGAAATAGAATTAATACACTCCCGCTTATTTCGTTACTTTGTTTGCACACATCCAACTTAGATTTCACCTGAGGAAAGCATCACaactaaattaaaataaaagaggaCGTAGAGCAGCGGCGCATGTTCTTGCTTATGATTTAAAGATCACATGTTTGTTATCAGTATCTAGTGGGATTTCTCTTGCCCTTTATTAGTTGCCTTGAGCCTTTCTTTGTTTAGAATAATTGCAGTCCAAGTCACTATTACGGCGTTCAAGTTAATCCGTCTTTAGCACTATCAATCTGTCTAACAGGTACTATAAGCTCACATTCCACAAGAAACATAGAGATGTCATCCTAGGGCCCTACTTGAACCACGTCTTGAAAGAAGGGAAGGCGATGAAGGTCCGAAACCAGCAGCGGAGACTATTCACCAACAATGGCTCGTCCTGGAGCCATGTGGTCTTTGAGCACCCGGCAACATTCCAGACCCTCGCGATGGAGCCCGAGAGAAAGAAGGAAATCATGGACGACCTGATTGAATTCAGCAAGGCGGAGGACTTCTACGCAAGGACCGGTCGAGCCTGGAAGCGCGGATACCTCCTCTACGGCCCGCCTGGGACGGGCAAGTCCACAATGATTGCTGCCATGGCGAACCTTTTAGGCTATGATCTGTATGATTTGGAACTTATGGCGGTGAAGGACAACACGGAGCTGAGGAAGCTCCTGATCGAGACGTCGAGCAAGTCCATAATCGTGATCGAGGACATTGATTGCTCACTCGACCTGACAGGTCAGAGGAAGGAGAAGCCAAAGGAAAAGGACGAGGATGAGAAGAACCCAATGAATAAGCTAGCAACGGACGACCGGGAGGCGAAGCCCAGCAAGGTTACACTATCAGGCCTCCTGAATTTTATCGATGGCCTTTGGTCAGCCTGTCGCGGGGAGAGACTGATAGTCTTCACGACGAATCACGTGGATAAACTCGA from Punica granatum isolate Tunisia-2019 chromosome 2, ASM765513v2, whole genome shotgun sequence includes the following:
- the LOC116198098 gene encoding AAA-ATPase At3g28580-like isoform X2 codes for the protein MDPKIMFANLGSVLASAMFLWAVFQQYFPTHHIRGQIEKYSQRAFNFFYPYVQVTFNEHTGERFMRSEAYSAIENYLSIKSSTQAKRLKADIGKNNQSLVLSMDDYEEVADEFRGLRLWWAFGKNVSKPQAFSFFSHTDEKRYYKLTFHKKHRDVILGPYLNHVLKEGKAMKVRNQQRRLFTNNGSSWSHVVFEHPATFQTLAMEPERKKEIMDDLIEFSKAEDFYARTGRAWKRGYLLYGPPGTGKSTMIAAMANLLGYDLYDLELMAVKDNTELRKLLIETSSKSIIVIEDIDCSLDLTGQRKEKPKEKDEDEKNPMNKLATDDREAKPSKVTLSGLLNFIDGLWSACRGERLIVFTTNHVDKLDSALIRKGRMDKHIELSYCGFEAFKVLVKNYLGIESHSLFGTIEALLAETNMSPADVAEHLIPKAKSRNIENHLKSLIRALEQAKGGATLKNDQSAKEAIKDQ
- the LOC116198098 gene encoding AAA-ATPase At3g28580-like isoform X1, translated to MDPKIMFANLGSVLASAMFLWAVFQQYFPTHHIRGQIEKYSQRAFNFFYPYVQVTFNEHTGERFMRSEAYSAIENYLSIKSSTQAKRLKADIGKNNQSLVLSMDDYEEVADEFRGLRLWWAFGKNVSKPQAFSFFSHTDEKRTINLSNRYYKLTFHKKHRDVILGPYLNHVLKEGKAMKVRNQQRRLFTNNGSSWSHVVFEHPATFQTLAMEPERKKEIMDDLIEFSKAEDFYARTGRAWKRGYLLYGPPGTGKSTMIAAMANLLGYDLYDLELMAVKDNTELRKLLIETSSKSIIVIEDIDCSLDLTGQRKEKPKEKDEDEKNPMNKLATDDREAKPSKVTLSGLLNFIDGLWSACRGERLIVFTTNHVDKLDSALIRKGRMDKHIELSYCGFEAFKVLVKNYLGIESHSLFGTIEALLAETNMSPADVAEHLIPKAKSRNIENHLKSLIRALEQAKGGATLKNDQSAKEAIKDQ